The Microterricola viridarii genome segment GAGTGCCCCGCAGCTGATCGGCTCGCTGGATGGCCTCCCCGCTGCGGTGCGCGGGCCGGCGAACGAGCAAGCGTTGCAGCGGGCGATGGCCGACACCAAGGAGCGCGCGGAATCCGGGATCGGCAAGGGTGAACGCCGTCGGCTCGGGCAACAGCAGCGCATGTTGGAGGCGGTCGCCGCAGCGCTGCCCGGCAAGCCGGGGGAGCCGACGCGCACGCTGCTGGAATTCGACGAGCGGGACACCGGCCGCGCCGTCATCGTGATCGGCGACCTCGACACGGCCGAATACGTGAGCTACCTCGTGCCGGGCATGTACTTCTCTGTTCAGCAGCAGATCTTGGACTGGACAGACACGGCGGCATCCCTCGCCGTCGAGCAACAACGGTGGCTGCAAGACCGGCCGGGCGACACGATGCCGGGTGTGGCTGCAGCGGGCCGCGTCGCGACCGTCGCCTGGCTTGGCTACCAGACCCCCGACCTGCTGACCATCGGCGGGCTGGAACTGGCAGAGAGCGGCGCCGACGCCCTCGAGGCCTCCTGGCAGGGGATCCGCGCCGCCCGCGGCGGGCAGCAACCGTTCCTCGCCGTGCTCGCCCACTCCTATGGGTCCACCGCCGCGCTGATCGCGCTGGAACGCCACAACGAGCAGATCGACGCGCTGGCGCTGATCGGCTCCCCGGGCAGTGCCAGTCAGAGCGTGCACGACCTGGGCGTCGCGGGCGACAAGGTGTACGTCGGCGAGGCCAGCTGGGACCCGATCGTGGACACCGCCTTCTACGGCAGCGACCCCGGCTCAGCCTCCTATGGCGCCAAGCGCATCGGTGTTGGCGGCGGCATCGACCCGCTCACCAAGCAGAAGCTCAGCGCCTCCGTCGGTCACAACGCCTACTTCGCGGCCGGCAGCGAGTCTCAGCGCAACCTCGCACTCATCGGCATCGGGCGCGGCGACTGGGTGACGGATGCCGGCGGCCTGCCGCCCGGCAGCACTGTCGCGTCGGCACGCTAACCTAGGCG includes the following:
- a CDS encoding alpha/beta hydrolase, producing the protein MLAAVVFMVSASAGLGGVVESFVLHEPVSVVGADTLRVDAVRPETFNAETVSAGTLRAEAVGLSTVQADAVQIVPIAQAYSAADASLDRGAPVAESPRTVSFDEAALNRLGGMALLRVLSTLSPREIIGFAEQNPAQLDMVRDARIAPSQVVGWWQGMTADTRAALVQSAPQLIGSLDGLPAAVRGPANEQALQRAMADTKERAESGIGKGERRRLGQQQRMLEAVAAALPGKPGEPTRTLLEFDERDTGRAVIVIGDLDTAEYVSYLVPGMYFSVQQQILDWTDTAASLAVEQQRWLQDRPGDTMPGVAAAGRVATVAWLGYQTPDLLTIGGLELAESGADALEASWQGIRAARGGQQPFLAVLAHSYGSTAALIALERHNEQIDALALIGSPGSASQSVHDLGVAGDKVYVGEASWDPIVDTAFYGSDPGSASYGAKRIGVGGGIDPLTKQKLSASVGHNAYFAAGSESQRNLALIGIGRGDWVTDAGGLPPGSTVASAR